A genomic stretch from Candidatus Melainabacteria bacterium includes:
- the cpaB gene encoding Flp pilus assembly protein CpaB: MNPLRALFVGISRMPPAVMLATIIGLAVGVTFLVTDRLKQQEDAYKQKTDAMTAELSKKSTVVYAVRDIPEGQTIPSEALEERQIDAAKQPADAIASSAMAAGRVCKYGISAGTIVSQHDLLAVGISMGFEARLKAGMRAVTFAVDNNSGVAGFVAPESHVDIISMVGSGPDTKAKPILSDVEVIAVGQTFQKSPGASQAAPASSVTVAIAPDDAQKLIKAVLASKIYLSLRNNSDHTPVATVDVTSLFAKPVAQQSELSMLTTQPPLPRPIIGETPEPNLLLTPGQSAGAPVPPPYEVEAWSGSKKDVIAVPTK, translated from the coding sequence ATGAATCCATTACGCGCACTGTTCGTTGGCATCTCGCGCATGCCACCAGCCGTTATGCTCGCCACAATCATCGGGCTTGCAGTTGGTGTCACCTTTCTCGTTACAGACAGATTGAAGCAACAAGAGGATGCCTACAAACAAAAAACGGACGCTATGACCGCAGAGCTGTCGAAAAAATCTACAGTAGTCTATGCAGTCAGAGATATTCCGGAAGGACAGACAATTCCATCAGAAGCGCTTGAGGAGCGCCAGATCGATGCAGCAAAGCAACCGGCAGACGCGATAGCTTCTTCGGCAATGGCAGCCGGACGTGTCTGCAAATATGGGATCTCGGCTGGAACGATTGTGTCACAGCACGATCTGCTGGCAGTAGGCATCTCGATGGGTTTTGAAGCCCGCTTGAAAGCTGGTATGAGAGCGGTCACGTTCGCCGTGGATAACAACAGCGGTGTCGCCGGATTTGTAGCACCTGAAAGTCACGTCGACATCATCAGCATGGTGGGCTCAGGTCCGGATACCAAAGCGAAACCTATACTTTCAGACGTGGAAGTAATTGCTGTTGGACAGACATTCCAGAAATCACCTGGTGCTTCCCAGGCGGCGCCGGCCAGCTCCGTCACTGTCGCCATCGCACCAGACGATGCACAGAAATTGATCAAAGCTGTCCTCGCAAGCAAGATCTACCTCTCCTTGCGAAACAACTCGGATCACACACCAGTAGCCACAGTTGACGTGACATCGCTGTTCGCAAAACCAGTTGCTCAACAGAGCGAATTGTCGATGCTGACTACGCAGCCACCGTTGCCTCGCCCGATAATCGGTGAAACCCCGGAGCCAAACTTGCTGCTCACACCCGGCCAGAGTGCCGGTGCACCCGTGCCACCACCCTATGAAGTAGAGGCCTGGTCCGGTTCAAAGAAAGACGTGATCGCTGTGCCGACGAAGTAA
- a CDS encoding TIGR01777 family protein, with amino-acid sequence MSRETFVFKSLIPAPAREVFNWHKRQGAFERLSPPWVDCKILSRSGGIENGAQVTLLISNGPITVKWSLEHKDYVEGRQFCDFQREGPFAFWQQIHRVVPETDTSCYLEDIVEYELPAGGLGDLAGGRIIHHELESLFNYRHRTLIQDLVYAREANIRPIRVLVSGSTGLIGSALVPYLTSQGHEVARLLRPGTVVPDTDHNERIRWDPYEPKVDTRLLEGFDAVVHLAGDNIASERWTDAKKKKMIYSRLKPTQFLCQALNSLNKPPAVLVAASAIGIYGDRGLEDLTEESPHGEGFLADTCVQWEAAARGVDTDVRLVNLRLGVVLTPRGGALQKMLLPFQMGGGGPIGTGQQFFSWIDIDDVLGSIFHSIVTGTVSGPVNAVAPYPVQNADYAKVLGKIIGRPAIVPMPAFAARTMFGQMADECLLASQRVLPVKLTETGYEFRYPYLEKSLRHVLGKFAD; translated from the coding sequence GTGAGTCGAGAAACATTTGTCTTTAAATCGTTGATACCGGCGCCCGCCCGGGAAGTTTTCAATTGGCACAAGCGGCAGGGCGCTTTTGAACGGCTGTCACCGCCATGGGTCGACTGCAAAATTCTCAGCCGCAGTGGCGGCATTGAAAACGGTGCGCAGGTCACCCTTTTAATCTCCAATGGACCGATAACTGTCAAGTGGTCGCTCGAGCATAAAGATTACGTGGAAGGGCGTCAGTTTTGCGACTTCCAAAGGGAAGGTCCATTCGCGTTCTGGCAACAAATTCACCGTGTTGTGCCTGAGACCGACACCTCGTGCTATCTGGAAGACATCGTTGAATACGAGCTGCCTGCCGGTGGACTGGGTGATCTTGCTGGTGGGCGTATCATTCATCATGAACTGGAGAGTCTGTTCAATTACCGCCATCGCACGCTCATTCAAGATCTTGTCTATGCCCGAGAGGCGAACATCAGACCGATTCGAGTGCTTGTCTCGGGCTCCACAGGTCTGATTGGCTCTGCGCTCGTGCCTTATCTGACGTCTCAGGGGCATGAGGTGGCACGACTGCTTCGACCGGGAACGGTCGTGCCCGACACTGACCACAACGAGCGGATTCGCTGGGACCCCTATGAACCCAAAGTCGACACCAGATTGTTGGAAGGTTTTGATGCCGTTGTGCATCTTGCCGGAGACAATATCGCTTCAGAGCGCTGGACTGATGCGAAGAAAAAGAAAATGATTTACAGCCGGCTGAAGCCGACTCAGTTTCTCTGTCAAGCTCTGAACTCTCTCAATAAACCACCGGCGGTGCTCGTGGCTGCATCGGCGATCGGCATTTACGGCGATCGAGGGCTTGAGGACCTTACAGAGGAGAGTCCGCACGGTGAGGGCTTCCTGGCTGATACCTGTGTTCAGTGGGAGGCGGCCGCGAGGGGCGTGGATACTGACGTGCGTCTGGTCAACCTGCGGCTCGGGGTTGTGCTCACACCCAGAGGTGGGGCGTTGCAGAAAATGCTCTTACCTTTCCAGATGGGTGGCGGCGGTCCGATCGGCACGGGGCAACAGTTCTTCAGCTGGATTGATATTGACGATGTTCTCGGTTCTATCTTTCACTCGATTGTCACCGGCACCGTATCTGGTCCTGTAAACGCAGTTGCACCGTATCCGGTGCAGAATGCAGATTATGCAAAAGTGCTCGGCAAAATCATTGGGCGTCCTGCAATCGTTCCAATGCCTGCTTTTGCTGCTCGTACAATGTTTGGTCAGATGGCCGATGAATGTCTACTTGCCAGTCAGAGAGTGTTGCCTGTGAAGCTTACAGAAACGGGATATGAGTTTCGTTATCCATACCTGGAAAAGTCTCTCCGTCACGTGCTGGGCAAATTCGCCGACTAG